In the Streptomyces fradiae ATCC 10745 = DSM 40063 genome, one interval contains:
- a CDS encoding SDR family NAD(P)-dependent oxidoreductase, with protein sequence MTAAAALPVAVVTGASSGIGAATARHLAAAGHRVVLTARREDRIKTLAAELTGAGHQAEAYALDVTDRPAVDAFAASLDRCDVLVNNAGGALGADPVATGDPEDWRRMYDVNVLGTLHMTQALLPALTASGAGTVVVVSSTAGHATYEGGAGYVAAKNGARVLAETLRLEIVGTPVRVVEVAPGMVKTEEFATTRFRGDTERAAKVYEGVADPLSADDVADTIAWAVSRPPHVNIDLLVVRPRAQASNHKVHREI encoded by the coding sequence ATGACCGCCGCAGCCGCCCTGCCCGTCGCCGTCGTCACCGGAGCCAGCAGCGGCATCGGCGCCGCGACCGCGCGCCACCTGGCCGCGGCCGGCCACCGTGTCGTGCTCACGGCCCGCCGCGAGGACCGCATAAAGACGCTGGCCGCCGAGCTGACCGGGGCCGGCCACCAGGCCGAGGCGTACGCCCTGGACGTCACCGACCGCCCGGCCGTCGACGCGTTCGCGGCCTCGCTGGACCGCTGCGACGTCCTGGTGAACAACGCGGGCGGCGCGCTCGGCGCCGACCCGGTGGCGACCGGTGACCCCGAGGACTGGCGCCGCATGTACGACGTGAACGTCCTCGGCACCCTCCACATGACGCAGGCGCTGCTGCCCGCGCTCACCGCGAGCGGCGCCGGCACGGTCGTCGTGGTGTCCTCCACGGCCGGCCACGCCACGTACGAGGGCGGCGCGGGGTACGTCGCGGCGAAGAACGGCGCGCGCGTCCTGGCCGAGACGCTGCGCCTGGAGATCGTCGGCACACCGGTGCGGGTCGTCGAGGTGGCGCCCGGCATGGTGAAGACGGAGGAGTTCGCCACGACCCGGTTCCGGGGCGACACGGAGCGGGCGGCGAAGGTGTACGAGGGCGTGGCCGACCCGCTGTCGGCGGACGACGTGGCGGACACCATCGCCTGGGCCGTGTCCCGCCCCCCGCACGTCAACATCGACCTGCTGGTCGTCCGGCCCCGCGCCCAGGCGTCCAACCACAAGGTGCACCGGGAGATCTGA
- a CDS encoding Mut7-C RNAse domain-containing protein: MNGPEIHISFAPALGLFVPAPRRGGRTALVTDGVSTLGHVVESLGVPLTEVGALLVDGAPVPAAHVPAAGEEVEVRGVSRPQEVPGAPLRFLLDVHLGTLARRLRLLGVDAAYESEDVGDAALAAQSARERRVMLSRDRGLLRRRELWAGAYVYSHRPDEQLRDVLERFAPPLAPWTRCTACNGVLTDADKDEVRERLEHGTRRTYDVFARCTACDRVYWRGAHHARLDDIVRTALREFGGAPA; this comes from the coding sequence GTGAACGGACCGGAGATCCACATCAGCTTCGCGCCCGCCCTCGGCCTGTTCGTCCCGGCGCCGCGGCGCGGTGGGCGTACGGCCCTGGTGACGGACGGCGTGTCGACGCTCGGCCACGTCGTGGAGTCCCTCGGCGTACCGCTCACCGAGGTGGGCGCCCTGCTCGTGGACGGCGCGCCGGTCCCGGCCGCGCACGTGCCGGCGGCGGGCGAGGAGGTCGAGGTGCGGGGCGTCAGCCGCCCCCAGGAGGTGCCGGGCGCGCCCCTGCGCTTCCTGCTCGACGTCCACCTCGGCACCCTCGCCCGGCGCCTGCGGCTGCTGGGCGTCGACGCCGCGTACGAGAGCGAGGACGTCGGCGACGCCGCGCTGGCCGCCCAGTCGGCCCGGGAGCGCCGTGTCATGCTCTCCCGCGACCGGGGCCTGCTGCGCCGCCGCGAACTGTGGGCGGGGGCCTACGTGTACAGCCACCGGCCCGACGAGCAGCTGCGCGACGTGCTGGAGCGGTTCGCCCCGCCGCTGGCGCCGTGGACCCGGTGCACGGCCTGCAACGGGGTGCTGACGGACGCGGACAAGGACGAGGTGCGCGAGCGCCTGGAGCACGGCACGCGGCGGACGTACGACGTGTTCGCCCGCTGCACGGCGTGCGACCGCGTCTACTGGCGGGGCGCCCACCACGCACGGCTGGACGACATCGTCCGCACGGCCCTGCGCGAGTTCGGCGGCGCCCCGGCCTGA
- a CDS encoding RtcB family protein, with translation MAYVEVPGEKVPIRMWADPATVEGAALQQLRNTATLPWIEGLAVMPDVHFGKGATVGSVIAMRGAVCPAAVGVDIGCGMSAVRTSLTAGDLPDDLSGLRARIERAIPVGRGMHDEMVDPDRLAGFAAAGWDDLWARFGGVAEAVRFRQERATKQMGTLGSGNHFVEVCLDSTGSVWLMLHSGSRNIGKELAEHHIGVARALPHNQDLIDRDLAVFVAGTDEMAAYRNDLFWAQEYAKYNRSVMMALLKGVVAAEFEKAGVTFEREISCHHNYVAEERYDGKDLLVTRKGAIRAGSGEYGIIPGSMGTGSYIVKGLGNEKSFNSASHGAGRRMSRNAAKRRFTTRDLEEQTRGVECRKDSGVVDEIPSAYKPIEKVIDQQRDLVEVVAKLKQVVCVKG, from the coding sequence ATGGCGTACGTCGAGGTGCCGGGCGAGAAGGTGCCCATCCGGATGTGGGCGGACCCGGCCACGGTGGAGGGCGCCGCCCTCCAGCAGCTGCGGAACACCGCGACCCTGCCGTGGATCGAGGGGCTCGCCGTCATGCCGGACGTCCACTTCGGCAAGGGGGCGACGGTCGGGTCCGTCATCGCCATGCGCGGCGCCGTCTGCCCGGCGGCGGTCGGCGTCGACATCGGCTGCGGCATGTCGGCCGTGCGGACCTCGCTGACCGCCGGCGACCTGCCGGACGACCTGTCGGGGCTACGCGCGCGCATCGAGCGGGCCATCCCGGTGGGCCGGGGCATGCACGACGAGATGGTCGACCCGGACCGGCTCGCGGGCTTCGCGGCGGCCGGGTGGGACGACCTGTGGGCGCGGTTCGGCGGTGTCGCCGAGGCGGTCAGGTTCCGTCAGGAACGCGCCACGAAGCAGATGGGAACGCTCGGAAGCGGTAACCACTTCGTCGAGGTCTGCCTGGACTCGACCGGTTCGGTGTGGCTGATGCTGCACTCCGGTTCGCGGAACATCGGCAAGGAGCTGGCCGAGCACCACATCGGCGTCGCCCGCGCGCTCCCGCACAACCAGGACCTGATCGACCGGGACCTCGCCGTCTTCGTCGCCGGCACCGACGAGATGGCCGCCTACCGCAACGACCTCTTCTGGGCGCAGGAGTACGCGAAGTACAACCGCTCCGTCATGATGGCGCTCCTCAAGGGCGTGGTCGCCGCGGAGTTCGAGAAGGCCGGCGTGACCTTCGAGCGGGAGATCTCCTGCCACCACAACTACGTGGCGGAGGAGCGGTACGACGGCAAGGACCTGCTCGTCACGCGCAAGGGCGCGATCCGCGCGGGCAGCGGCGAGTACGGCATCATCCCCGGCTCCATGGGCACCGGCTCGTACATCGTGAAGGGCCTCGGCAACGAGAAGTCCTTCAACTCCGCCTCGCACGGCGCCGGCCGGCGTATGAGCCGCAACGCCGCCAAGCGGCGCTTCACCACGCGGGACCTGGAGGAGCAGACGCGCGGGGTGGAGTGCCGCAAGGACTCGGGCGTCGTGGACGAGATCCCCAGCGCGTACAAGCCGATCGAGAAGGTCATCGACCAGCAGCGCGACCTCGTGGAGGTCGTCGCCAAGCTGAAGCAGGTCGTCTGCGTGAAGGGGTGA
- a CDS encoding DUF2637 domain-containing protein has translation MAAMQLTRMHRVLIGVVVAGALIIAGIGFAGSYAAVRELAEKKGFGDFSLVFPIGIDAGICVLLALDLLLTWLRIPFPLLRQTAWLLTAATIAFNGAAAWPDPLGVGMHAVIPMLFVVAVEAARHAVGRIADITADKHMEGVRLTRWLLSPVPTFRLWRRMKLWELRSYEQVIKLEQDRLIYQARLQARFGRAWRRKAPVEALMPLRLAKYGVPLAETAPAGLAAAGIEPVLLPPNPAAPASAAPDAHAPAVTAVPAAAAVTAVTAQEAPVALAAAAVAELPQAPTPVPPAGAPQEHAPTAPTAAPATTTAQDPTAQAPAGPATGNPAAEPAQAPGSPAQHPTAPHPAQAPAHQQPQAAVPAPEHQQPQPQAAAPAPEHHQPQAHPHHERPEAHPESVPAPRSAPQHEPVAGPHPEPAPTGQPPAPAEHVSPWFAAPKAPQEHTAYTGSYAPAAYTEGADEVPEVNEAEYLHAAYGAFQAYADEHRVPPAIDALIHHLATAQGLHHPRSTGLLRRMYPDFIARYQAEMPEDHIA, from the coding sequence GTGGCCGCCATGCAACTGACCAGGATGCACCGCGTTTTGATCGGTGTCGTGGTCGCCGGTGCCCTGATCATCGCGGGCATCGGCTTCGCGGGCTCGTACGCCGCCGTGCGGGAACTCGCGGAGAAGAAAGGTTTCGGCGACTTCTCGCTGGTCTTTCCCATCGGCATCGACGCCGGCATCTGCGTCCTGCTCGCCCTGGACCTGCTGCTGACCTGGCTCCGCATCCCGTTCCCGCTGCTGCGGCAGACGGCGTGGCTGCTGACCGCCGCGACCATCGCCTTCAACGGCGCCGCCGCGTGGCCGGATCCGCTCGGTGTGGGGATGCACGCCGTCATCCCGATGCTGTTCGTCGTGGCCGTCGAGGCGGCCCGCCACGCCGTCGGCCGCATCGCCGACATCACGGCCGACAAGCACATGGAGGGCGTGCGGCTCACCCGGTGGCTGCTGTCGCCCGTGCCGACCTTCCGGCTGTGGCGGCGCATGAAGCTGTGGGAGCTGCGGTCGTACGAGCAGGTCATCAAGTTGGAGCAGGACCGGCTGATCTACCAGGCACGCCTCCAGGCCCGGTTCGGCCGCGCGTGGCGGCGCAAGGCGCCCGTGGAGGCGCTGATGCCGCTGCGCCTCGCGAAGTACGGCGTCCCGCTCGCGGAGACCGCTCCGGCGGGCCTGGCCGCGGCGGGCATCGAACCGGTGCTCCTGCCCCCGAACCCGGCGGCCCCGGCTTCGGCGGCCCCGGACGCGCACGCACCGGCGGTCACGGCGGTCCCGGCCGCCGCGGCGGTGACGGCGGTGACGGCCCAGGAGGCGCCCGTGGCGCTGGCCGCCGCGGCGGTGGCGGAACTCCCCCAGGCCCCGACCCCCGTCCCGCCGGCCGGCGCGCCCCAGGAGCACGCCCCCACGGCCCCGACCGCCGCACCCGCCACCACCACCGCCCAGGACCCCACCGCCCAGGCCCCCGCCGGGCCGGCCACCGGGAACCCCGCCGCCGAGCCGGCCCAGGCCCCCGGTTCCCCCGCCCAGCATCCGACGGCACCCCACCCCGCCCAGGCACCGGCCCACCAGCAGCCCCAGGCAGCCGTCCCGGCCCCGGAGCACCAGCAGCCTCAGCCCCAGGCAGCCGCCCCGGCCCCGGAGCACCACCAGCCCCAAGCCCACCCGCACCACGAGCGTCCCGAGGCCCACCCCGAGTCCGTCCCGGCACCCCGGTCGGCGCCCCAGCACGAGCCGGTGGCCGGCCCCCACCCCGAGCCCGCGCCCACCGGGCAGCCGCCCGCACCCGCCGAGCACGTCAGCCCCTGGTTCGCGGCGCCGAAGGCCCCGCAGGAGCACACGGCGTACACGGGCTCCTACGCCCCGGCCGCGTACACCGAGGGAGCCGACGAGGTCCCGGAGGTGAACGAGGCCGAGTACCTCCACGCCGCCTACGGAGCGTTCCAGGCGTACGCCGACGAGCACCGCGTCCCGCCCGCCATCGACGCCCTCATCCACCACCTGGCGACCGCGCAGGGCCTCCACCATCCCCGCTCCACCGGGCTGCTGCGCCGCATGTACCCGGACTTCATCGCGCGCTACCAGGCGGAGATGCCCGAGGACCACATCGCCTGA
- a CDS encoding DUF3558 domain-containing protein: MQRRAYATGLAALLAALSATALAGCSSGSGASGSGIDAKAGTAAEAVAQPGRYRTLFEPCGSVSRTTLSEMLPAVTALPTDRRDRVLRGTAAVTYDTDRRVGCTWKADGQDAIQHLTLDFERVVSYDPAVSDETRAQEVYTTKESAAGIAPAAPPSTAPAPAAPAPGGTGTAPAPGATARAPGGSGTGTSLAAGSATAGTPAGTAGEQAQTVAPTGPAATAPPSPGPSGPPEGLQPRTLADLGDAAFLDDRLSPAGSATQQRVVSVVFRTSNVIVTVRYAVQPTRVGDVPDSEELQDRARRLAVGLAERFDE, from the coding sequence TTGCAGCGAAGGGCGTACGCAACCGGTCTGGCCGCGCTCCTCGCGGCACTCAGCGCGACCGCCCTCGCGGGGTGCAGCTCCGGCTCCGGCGCGAGCGGGTCGGGCATCGACGCCAAGGCCGGCACCGCCGCCGAGGCCGTCGCCCAACCCGGCCGCTACCGGACCCTGTTCGAGCCGTGCGGCTCCGTCTCGCGCACCACCCTGAGCGAGATGCTGCCCGCCGTGACCGCCCTCCCGACCGACCGCCGCGACCGCGTCCTGCGCGGGACGGCGGCCGTCACGTACGACACGGACCGCCGCGTCGGGTGCACCTGGAAGGCCGACGGCCAGGACGCGATCCAGCACCTGACCCTCGACTTCGAGCGGGTCGTCTCCTACGACCCCGCCGTCAGCGACGAGACGCGGGCGCAGGAGGTGTACACGACCAAGGAGTCGGCAGCCGGCATCGCCCCCGCCGCACCGCCTTCGACGGCCCCCGCCCCGGCGGCCCCTGCCCCCGGCGGCACCGGCACCGCCCCGGCCCCCGGCGCCACCGCCCGGGCCCCCGGCGGCAGCGGGACCGGCACGTCCCTCGCCGCGGGCAGTGCCACCGCCGGCACCCCCGCCGGCACCGCCGGCGAGCAGGCGCAGACCGTCGCCCCCACCGGCCCCGCGGCGACGGCGCCCCCCTCCCCCGGCCCCTCGGGGCCGCCCGAGGGGCTTCAGCCCCGGACGCTCGCCGACCTCGGCGACGCGGCGTTCCTCGACGACCGCCTGTCCCCCGCCGGTTCGGCCACCCAGCAGCGGGTCGTCAGCGTGGTCTTCCGCACATCGAACGTGATCGTGACCGTCCGGTACGCGGTGCAGCCGACGCGTGTCGGGGACGTTCCGGACAGTGAGGAACTGCAGGACAGGGCGCGGCGGCTGGCGGTCGGTCTGGCCGAGCGGTTCGACGAGTGA